From Aspergillus fumigatus Af293 chromosome 5, whole genome shotgun sequence, a single genomic window includes:
- a CDS encoding NPP1 family protein, whose protein sequence is MAFLLTLAALGCSAQGAVLPRASIDSDAVVGFPQTVPSGTTGEVYLAYQPYLKVVNGCVPFPAVDAEGNTNAGLAPTGASNGDCASSTGQIYVRGTTYGNYYALMYSWYFPKDEPSTGLGHRHDWEGVIVWLSSSTSTAADNVVAVCPSAHGGWDCSTDGYTLSGTKPLIKYYSIWPVDHQCGLTSTVGGTQPLIAWESLPTVAQTALEDTDFGDANVPFKNANFASNLAKATF, encoded by the exons ATGGCCTTTCTTCTCACTCTCGCCGCGCTCGGATGCTCCGCCCAGGGAGCCGTGCTGCCACGAGCGAGCATCGACAGTGATGCGGTGGTAGGATTTCCTCAGACTGTTCCCAGTGGTACTACCGGAGAGGTCTATCTTGCCTATCAGCCCTACCTCAAGGTGGTGAACGGTTGCGTTCCCTTCCCCGCAGTCGATGCAGAGGGCAACACCAA CGCTGGCCTGGCCCCGACCGGCGCATCCAACGGCGACTGCGCCAGCAGCACCGGCCAGATCTACGTGCGCGGGACCACATATGGTAATTACTACGCCCTTATGTACTCATGGTATTTCCCCAAGGACGAGCCCTCGACCGGACTGGGACATCGCCACGATTGGGAGGGAGTCATTGTCTGGCTGTCATCGTCCACGTCCACCGCGGCGGACAACGTTGTCGCCGTGTGTCCGTCCGCCCATGGTGGCTGGGACTGCTCGACAGATGGATACACCCTCAGCGGCACCAAGCCGCTCATCAAGTACTACAGCATCTGGCCGGTAGATCACCAGTGTGGCCTCACCTCGACTGTGGGAGGCACACAGCCCCTGATCGCCTGGGAGAGTCTGCCCACAGTCGCTCAGACCGCACTGGAGGACACCGACTTTGGTGATGCCAATGTGCCTTTCAAGAATGCCAACTTTGCCTccaacctggccaaggcGACTTTTTGA
- a CDS encoding peroxidase family protein: MKATISLVILGLGSLASGFPDRMGGSAHMNCPYAALKKGEDAELGKRFLFDSLTKPIDVGGGENGAERATVTGVHAFQPPRKGDQRGPCPALNALANHAYIPRSGVVSVCGPSLARTFVYGMGVDLATILALMGLVWTGNPLALVPSFSIGGRDPGVNNLLNNLGGLLGEPQGLIGSHNFIEADSSNTRDDLYVTGNNYALNMDKFLEWYNMSTDGTFSMDLMAERAKTRFEQSIQTNPEFYYGPVTGFIARNAGYLFPARFFRNHSSENPEGVLTKEIVRNFYGIYGEEGNLTYREGWERIPENWHKTPLDYGLVQFNIDLVDWVLKHPELASIGGNTGTVNSFTGVNLADVTGGVLNGTTLLEGNNLLCFVFEVLKFASPNALAGLYKTLAVPLDLVNRIIAVPLLDMSCPAFKDMQMGGRPLWDAIKDDFPGAMKSGGAL, encoded by the exons ATGAAGGCGACGATATCCTTGGTCattctgggtttgggttcCCTGGCATCAGGCTTTCCTGATCGTATGGGTGGATCTGCTCATATGAACTGCCCATACGCCGCGCTCaagaagggagaagatgcagagCTGGGAAAGCGATTCCTGTTTGACTCATTGACCAAGCCCATTGATG TGGGAGGGGGTGAAAATGGTGCTGAGAGAGCAACAGTGACCGGCGTACATGCGTTTCAACCCCCGAGGAAAGGTGACCAACGGGGTCCTTGTCCTGCGTTGAACGCACTGGCAAACCACGCTTATATCCCTCGCAGCGGTGTTGTGTCGGTATGTGGTCCTTCACTAGCGAGAACCTTTG TGTATGGAATGGGAGTGGACCTGGCCACTATCCTGGCTCTCATGGGACTCGTGTGGACGGGCAATCCACTTGCTCTCgtccccagcttctccatcggaGGTCGCGATCCTGGAGTCAACAATCTGCTGAACAATCTGGGGGGTCTCCTAG GTGAGCCCCAAGGCCTTATTGGCTCGCACAATTTTATCGAGGCCGATTCCTCCAACACGCGGGATGATCTGTATGTTACTGGAAACAACTATGCGCTGAACATGGACAAATTCTTGGAATGGTATAACATGTCAACGGACGGGACTTTTAGCATGGATCTGATGGCTGAGCGGGCCAAAACCCGCTTTGAACAAAGCATTCAGACGAACCCGGAGTTCTATTACGGGCCAGTGACGGGTTTTATTGCTCGGAATGCTGGTTATTTGTTCCCAGCACGATTCTTCCGCAATCATTCGAGCGAGAACCCCGAGGGCGTTTTGA CCAAAGAGATTGTGCGCAACTTTTACGGCATTTAtggagaggaaggaaatcTGACGTACCGCGAAGGATGGGAAAGGATCCCTGAGAATTGGCACAAGACCCCGTTAGACTATGGCCTGGTGCAGTTCAATATCGACTTGGTGGACTGGGTACTCAAGCATCCGGAACTTGCAAG TATCGGAGGAAATACCGGCACGGTCAACAGCTTCACCGGGGTGAATCTCGCCGATGTTACGGGAGGCGTCCTGAACGGCACCACCCTCTTGGAGGGAAACAATCTGCTGTGCTTTGTCTTCGAAGTGCTCAAGTTTGCCAGTCCTAACGCTTTGGCTGGACTTTACAAGACCCTAGCAGTCCCGTTGGACTTGGTCAACAGGATCATTGCCGTCCCACTCCTGGACATGTCGTGTCCGGCGTTCAAAGACATGCAGATGGGCGGCAGGCCGCTCTGGGATGCCATCAAGGACGATTTCCCAGGTGCCATGAAGAGCGGCGGTGCCCTGTGA